The region ATTCAAAGAAGTCAACATTCCAAACATCAGCGTTTGAGCCGCATCAGTTGATGGAATATTTTCAACGAATAAATAACCATCTTCCATTTTAATTGTAAGTTCTGATTCATCTAAGCTGATAATGGAATTGGTTAAGCCAATCGAAACAGCACTCACCGCAGCG is a window of Turicibacter sanguinis DNA encoding:
- a CDS encoding ribosomal-processing cysteine protease Prp, with product MITANFNYKNNKVESFEISGHAFAGEPGEDLVCAAVSAVSIGLTNSIISLDESELTIKMEDGYLFVENIPSTDAAQTLMFGMLTSLNTIEEDHFKYLTVIENK